A region from the Triticum urartu cultivar G1812 chromosome 1, Tu2.1, whole genome shotgun sequence genome encodes:
- the LOC125535421 gene encoding putative 12-oxophytodienoate reductase 4, translated as MAGEEGETGAAAIPLLTPYRAGSGELELAHRVVLAPLTRQRSPGNLPQPHAAVYYAQRATAGGMLITEATGVSAAAQGHRPTPGVWTAEQVDAWRPVVDAVHAKGAVIFCQLWHVGRVVGKLRPDGTPAGTPRPVSSTGRPIATPRMNDGVEEEFATPRRLDVAEIAGVVDDFRRAARNAVDAGFDGVEIHGAHGYLVEQFLKDSANDRDDEYGGSLENRCRFALEVVTAVADEIGGRRVGVRLSPFADYMDCHDSDPHALALHMATKLKGIPGGILYLHMVEPRMARADGRRVVPKRLRPYREAFGGTFIAAGGYDREEGNKVVGEGYADLVAFGRLFLANPDLPKRFEFDAKLNGYNRATFYTSDPVVGYTDYPFLG; from the exons ATGGCCGGAGAAGAAGGTGAGACGGGGGCGGCGGCGATCCCTCTGCTGACGCCGTACAGGGCGGGCAGCGGCGAGCTGGAGCTGGCGCACAGGGTGGTGCTGGCGCCGCTGACGAGGCAGCGGTCCCCGGGGAACCTCCCGCAGCCGCACGCCGCCGTCTACTACGCGCAGCGCGCGACGGCCGGCGGGATGCTCATCACGGAGGCCACGGGCGTGTCCGCCGCTGCGCAGGGCCACCGGCCCACCCCGGGCGTCTGGACGGCCGAGCAGGTGGACGCGTGGCGGCCCGTCGTCGACGCCGTGCACGCCAAGGGCGCGGTCATCTTCTGCCAGCTCTGGCACGTCGGGCGCGTCGTCGGAAAGCTCCGGCCGGACGGGACGCCCGCGGGGACGCCGCGGCCGGTGTCCAGCACCGGCAGGCCGATCGCGACCCCGCGGATGAACGACGGCGTCGAGGAGGAGTTTGCGACGCCCAGACGGCTGGATGTGGCGGAGATCGCCGGCGTCGTCGACGACTTCAGGAGGGCAGCAAGGAACGCCGTCGACGCCG GGTTCGACGGCGTGGAGATCCATGGCGCGCACGGGTACCTCGTGGAGCAGTTCCTCAAGGACAGTGCCAACGACCGCGACGACGAGTATGGCGGCAGCCTAGAGAACAGGTGTCGTTTCGCGCTTGAGGTGGTCACCGCCGTGGCTGATGAGATCGGGGGCCGCCGCGTGGGCGTCCGCCTCTCGCCCTTTGCCGACTACATGGACTGCCACGACTCCGACCCGCACGCCCTTGCGCTCCACATGGCCACCAAGCTCAAAGGCATCCCCGGCGGCATCCTCTACCTCCACATGGTGGAGCCAAGGATGGCACGCGCCGATGGTCGGCGGGTGGTGCCGAAGAGGCTGCGGCCGTACCGGGAGGCATTTGGCGGGACATTCATCGCTGCCGGCGGATACGACCGGGAGGAGGGGAATAAGGTGGTCGGAGAGGGGTACGCCGACCTAGTGGCATTTGGGCGGCTTTTCCTAGCCAACCCGGACCTTCCGAAGAGGTTTGAGTTCGACGCGAAGCTCAACGGGTACAACAGGGCCACCTTCTACACCTCCGACCCTGTTGTTGGCTACACCGACTATCCATTTTTGGGCTGA
- the LOC125535507 gene encoding putative 12-oxophytodienoate reductase 5, translating into MEPIPLLTPYKMGQFDLAHRVVLAPLTRQRSYGNVPQPHAAVYYSQRATAGGLLIAEATGVSDTAQGYTDTPGIWTTEHIEAWKPIVAAVHAKGALFFCQIWHVGRVSTFELQPGGAAPLSSTGKGVGPQISFDGHREEFSPPRRLTVEEIPAIVDDFRKAARNAIDAGFDGVEIHGANGYIIEQFLKDSANDRADEYGGTLENRCRFALEVVDAVVKEVGGRRVGIRLSPFTDYMDCHDSDPHSLALYMSTKLNDHDILYIHMIEPRMAIVDGRRVVPKRLLPYREAFKGTFIANGGYDREEGGKVVTEGYTDLVAFGRLFLANPDLPKRFEVDAELNKYDRTTFYTSDPVVGYTDYPFLE; encoded by the exons ATGGAGCCCATCCCTCTCCTGACGCCGTACAAGATGGGCCAGTTCGACCTCGCCCACAG GGTGGTGTTGGCGCCGTTGACGAGGCAGCGCTCCTACGGCAACGTGCCACAGCCGCACGCCGCCGTGTACTACTCCCAGCGCGCCACCGCCGGCGGGCTGCTCATCGCCGAGGCCACAGGGGTCTCCGACACGGCGCAGGGCTACACCGATACCCCGGGGATCTGGACGACGGAGCACATCGAGGCGTGGAAGCCCATCGTGGCCGCAGTGCACGCCAAGGGCGCGCTCTTCTTCTGCCAGATCTGGCACGTCGGACGTGTGTCCACCTTTGAGCTGCAGCCCGGCGGCGCCGCTCCGCTGTCGAGCACGGGGAAGGGGGTGGGCCCGCAGATCAGCTTCGATGGGCATCGGGAGGAGTTCTCGCCGCCGAGGAGGCTGACGGTTGAGGAGATACCTGCCATCGTCGACGACTTCAGGAAGGCCGCAAGGAACGCCATCGACGCGG GTTTCGACGGCGTGGAGATACACGGTGCAAACGGGTACATCATCGAGCAGTTCCTCAAGGATAGCGCCAACGACCGCGCAGATGAGTATGGTGGCACCCTTGAAAACCGGTGTCGTTTCGCTCTCGAGGTGGTCGATGCTGTCGTCAAGGAGGTCGGCGGCCGCCGTGTGGGCATCCGCCTCTCCCCATTCACTGACTACATGGATTGCCATGACTCTGACCCCCACTCCCTTGCACTTTATATGTCCACCAAACTCAACGACCATGACATCCTATACATCCACATGATTGAGCCGAGGATGGCCATTGTGGACGGACGGAGAGTGGTGCCGAAGCGGTTGCTACCTTACAGAGAAGCATTCAAAGGGACCTTCATCGCCAATGGTGGATATGACCGTGAGGAAGGGGGCAAGGTGGTCACCGAGGGATACACTGACCTAGTGGCCTTTGGGCGGCTATTCCTGGCGAACCCGGACCTGCCAAAGCGGTTTGAGGTCGACGCAGAACTGAACAAGTATGATAGAACGACCTTCTACACCTCAGACCCTGTCGTCGGCTACACCGACTACCCCTTCCTTGAATAA